GTGTGATAGAACTACACTAGAATCATGTGGGCTTCTCCTATTACATGAAATTGCATTATCATGTTTTTAACCTATCCATGAACAAATAGCCCTTTGACTATTGACCAATACTCTGTTGGCCCTTTCAACCAAGAACCAGGTGAGCAACCGACTCACCTTCCCTCCTTGTATATGATTCAGCTGCAGTCTTCAACAAAGGCAAATTTGGGCTATAAGTAATCGGGGTTTTTCGACACGAGTTAAATTCCGCGTCTAACTCATTTTCATGAAGGCTAGCAAAAACCTTCTCACATTCTACAAGAAGCTCTGAAAGTCCAAGTCTCCTACGGAATCTTTTCTTGAATACATTGTTCATGCCTTCACTCCTTTGAGTCGAGGCCATATTAGCTGTAAATGAATCACGGTAGACAATAGCCCACCTTTTTCTCAAATCATATAGGTTTGCCATCCATTGGTTCTTCTCAAGGTCATACTTACTCGACAATTCATGCCAATTCTGGATGAACATATCTTCAGATCTATCTTCATACACACATCTCTTAAAATTAGGTAGAAACTTATCAGGGTGCTTCTGAATTACATGCCCGAGATGTTTAGTGGCGTTAAGATAGATGTGCCACAAACAGAGAGGATGGCTTATATTCCTAAATACGTAGGCAATTGCTCCTGCCATGGTTGCGTCTTGATTGGTGAAAATTGTACTTGGATGCTTTCTTGACATGGTTGTTAGAAAGGTTTCAAAGAGCCAAACAAATGATTCAATGGTCTCATTAAATACCAAAGCAGCACCAAAAATTATTGTTTGCTTATGATGGTTGGTTCCAACGAATGGTGCAAATGGCATTTCAAGCTTATTAGTTTGAAAAGTGGTGTCAAATGACACAACGTCACCAAAGCATGCATAATCCATGATAGAGTGACCATCTGCCCAAAAGAAATTAGCCATCCGACCATCGTCCTCATCTATTTGAATGGCATAAAAGAATGTAGGATCTTCTATCTGCTTATTCTTCAAGTATTCTAAAACTGTTTGagcatcatttgattctaagtaCTTCCTACGCTCATGACTAATTTTATTTTTGCAGTACATCTTTGAGAATGGAACTTTGTCAGATCCTCCATAAAACTCCTTCATAAACTCATATACCTGTGTTGGCTTCATTCCAGCTTGTCGTATCTGGTTAATCAACATCCTGTCCGCTTCTACAACACGTCGTTGGGATCTCAGCTTATGCGATTTATTTGGACTAGCAAGATAATGATTGTGATCAAGTACAACCTTTTGCACTGTCCAAGTCCCCTCTCTGCTGACACTAAACTGAACACGTGCATCACAACCTGTCCTTGTACTATCCTTTGATGTCTGAGTTTCTCCATGTCCTTGGCAACTACAAACAATATACTTTTGACATATACTACCATCTCCTCGATGCCTTGTCTGGCTCTTATACTGAACCCAACATTACCAGCATAGGCATTATACATCTCATAAGCTTTGACCTCTGATTCAAAAGTCATACTAACTTCAGGAATTATTCCAACTTTATCAACCACCTGTTGTGCAATCGAATCAGAATTAAAGCTATATCGCCACAATGTAGTTATTTATAATTGTCTTCGCCCTAGCTATTTAGTTAGAGGAAAAAAGACTGTTACCTTATTTGGTACTCCGTCTATCACTTCTTCAGCTACTAGATGATGGAGAGCGTTCCCATTAGCACGAGTGTTATCGTCGATAGCAACAATAGTGTTCTGTACAGTACAGTATGCACACATTTATACATGATGAAACTACATGAAAGATAGAAGAGGAAGATCAAAGACCAAATGATGACCATACATGTGTTACTTGCTCTCCCTTGACTCCACGGATAGAGGGAGAAACCATGGGCGATGAATTGTCTTGGGATGGCGACAAATTCTCTTCCTGGCATCCTTCTCCAATCATGCCGGCTCCATCGTCCAAGGGGACGGCGGTGCAAGGACCACCTTCCTGGCCTCCTTCTCCTGTCATGCCGGCTGCGTCGACGGCGCAAGGACTAGCACCTTCCTGGCCTCCTCCAGTCATGCCGGCTACGTTGTCCATGGAGATGGCTGCACAAGGACCACCCTACAAAGTATGCGATATATGTCACAAACAACACGTGACAATAGCAGACCTGTCTTAAGTAATGGTTGCATGAAACTTACACATAATGGGATGCTAAAGGACTTATGTGGTGTGGTACATTCTTGAACAGGAATATCTGGGGCCACTGACTCAACATCAGAGTGTACATTAAAATCCAATCGCTTTGCTATGCTCACTTCACCCTCAAGGATCATAGTGGCTACAAGATAGCATAAGCAAACGGGAGAAAATCAGTTAGCAAGACGATATTGTTGTACACACAAACATGTGTACAACATATAGGCCATCTCAACATATGCATAAAAATAATACAATTTACATCTAACTAAAGTCAACAAATAAACCAGCAATATCAAACTTTCATTTTAGTATAGATTGGACAATGAGGAAACCAAGTAGGagaaaaaaagactaaaaaagGTAACTCATTGATGGAACGTGTACATGGGGCATGCTGAACTCGAATCGACATTCAGATTTGGATATAATAAAGAGAAGTTGAAAATTATGATATAGTATATTGCCTACATTGTATACACTCCAGACTAATCCATTGCATGCCATGAATAAACAAATAGTAGCAGAATTATTGTTTTTTCCTTGCAATACCATGAAGCCCTGATTTCTACCTGCCGACTATGCAGTAACATTTTCAGCTTAGCAAAGCGTTTAATACATGCGTAATGAAAGAGCCATGATGCTGACCCAAAATCTAGGAATTTCTACTGCACATACACCACAGAAGCTCATAAAAATCATCTACATAACAAAAATATGTCAAAGAAATGTGAGAAACAAAAAACCTGGTTCAAAGAACTGACAACAGAAAGATCATAAGTTGAGAACTCGATCAActtcaacaatggagggaagtgGGATGAATTTGGTGTTGCTGGGCAGAGGCACGGCGGCGTCCGCGTGGGCGTCGATCGGGAAGGTGGAACCGTGCTGGGGCAGTGGGGCGCCGAGGAGCGGCACAGCGGACGTGGCGGGAGCTGCTGGCGCCCGGCGACACCTTCTTGGTGGTGCGGCGGAGGTGGATGATGAGCGCCTACCGGCGATTGGCAAGAAACAATCTAATCACTTCCTTGGAACCCACTTCCTTCGTGTGAAAGAGGTCGGAAGCCTGAGGGCGATATCTTGCATCCCAACAGACAGCAGCAGGCCGTAACAGGCCTATCCTCTCTCATATAGCCCAGCTCCAGCTGGAGGCTTGAGGCCTGGCCTGCCATTGActcaaatttttatttttctttatggCTCAACAAAATTGGGACCATCTGCTAAAAAAAAAAGGGTTGACCAGCAACTTGTTAACTAATAACTAAACAGAAATACTTTAGCAAAGAAGTAGCACTAAACAACAGTGCTTAACGGACCACAAAATCTCGACTTATAGATAGTTTACCAAAGTAAACCTCACTAGAATAATACTCCCTctattcaaattataagacgttttagccttttttttaaaTACATTTATTTTTTATGTATATTATTATGTCAAGATATGTAGCAAAAGCAATTTATCTAGAGAAACCAAACGTCTTATAatctgaaatggagggagtagtagtatgTTATAGCTTTCACTTAATATACAAGTTATTGAAGTAAAGTGAGCCACATTATCAACTAACATGTATCTAGATATCCACATCAACGAACCCTATCATCCACTATCTTTATTTAGGGTAATAGTCTATCTCCTCATGCAAGCTAAACTACCAATATTATAGTGCCACATAAGCCATCAGATTTTCATTCCAAACAAAAAAAATCGTGCACTGTCATCCGTGACTCACACAACAACACATAGGGTCCAACACGGGGCAGCTAATTAGCAAACGTTCACTCAGATGGGTTTTGAGCGAACGCTTTTCAGACACATGCAACTTTCCTTTTTTTGTAATAAAAATTCCGCaacttttcttttttagaaagttttctatttttagcaaaagctttagatctatggttttctataattaattggaatcattcataactgcagtttttatggTCCAATTATAGCGGTGGACTAATTGTTTTATTATTAACTGTAGTAagaatttcatactcattgaatcatatatatatatatatatatatatatatatatagggagaggctattcagtagccggctacaaaataagttattttgtagccacctccatttactataattttatatactaatttaccataatataaatacatatttacgatagttgggttactataacacatggggatatttaccataacgttatattaaaccacttagtaaggagttactataatctcgtaaaataacatagtaattatcgtaactcaaagtggctacagaataagttattctgtagccagctacaggatagtagttctatatatatatatatatatatatatatataacttagtCATAGATTTAATTATTtagatttaacaagcataaacttaATATGGATTAATGTTAATCCGACTACATCCAATAAGGTCTTGTATGGCTCAAGATAACAGGTCAGGTGAATCTAAAGTTGTGggataaaaaaaaagtttgtaaaaGAATATCATGCACCTCATATCACTTCTAGTTGTTTATACACAATTTATGATCCTTGTATGCACACTACCATTATGTGTCTAGATCCCTCGAAGACCTAACAACAAAACCTCTACTACTGTAAATATAATGAAGTCACTAAAGAGAATGGACGTAAAGTGCAGCTCCAAGAGCCATCGCTTCATCCGGTTTCCTCCGTATGTTAGGCTCCCTTCCATCAAAGTAATCCCTGACGAGGTTTTGAATCCTGGGTATCACGGCACTCCCACCGACCATAACAATCTCACCGATCTTGCTCTTGCTCCACTTTATACCACCTCTGTTCACCATGGCTGTTTCCACCAAGTTCATGACTTTGCGGAACAGATCATCATTCAGTTCCTCAAACTCCGACCGTGAGAGCGGCTCCGAGAAATCGACACCATCAACGAGGGACTCAACAATCACCTGGACATGATCTTGACTGCTCAATGCCTTCTTGGCATTCTCACATGCCGCCCTCAATTTGCCTAGACCGATCCTGTCCTGACTGATATCCACTCCGTGCTTCAGCTTGATGCGCTTGGCGAAGTAGTCCACGACCCTGTCGTCAAAATCGTCTCCTCCAAGGAAATTGTCCATCCGATACCCAAAGACTTGAAACCTGCCGTCCAGCAGCACCACAAGGCTCGCGTCGGACGAGCCGCCGCCGACACGCAAGACAAGCGCAGTGCCGCGCTCGCGCAGCTTCGTGTGCAGGCCGTGAGCGACGGCAGCAGCGGTCGGCTCTGTGACCGTCCAGACGACGTCCAGCCCGGCCATCTTGCCGGCGTACTCAGCCGCCCCGCTGTGTGCCGCGGCGAAATGCTGCGGGATGGTCATGACGGCGTACTCGACCGTGCGGCCGAGGTACTCCTCGGCCTTGTTCTTGAGCTCAGCCACTACCATGGACGCGACCTCGCTGAACTCGAGCTGCTTGACTGAACCATCGCTGGCCGTCACTTGGACGATCGCCGTGTCGTAATCTCTTGTACCGATCTTGTACGGCACGCGCTGGATGGCTCCCTGCACGATGTCCTCGTCGTACCAGCGGTTTCGCCTATTAACAGATCGAATAATGATACACACTAATCATGAATCCATCAATCAATTATATATAACCTAGCTAATATATATGTATTGTTTTTAGTGGAACGATATATACCTTAGCCCGAGCAAGCGTTTGAAACCGAAGATGGTGGCCTCGGGGTTGGCGGCGGCGTGGTTCTTGGCGGCCTCGCCGACGAGGGAAGTGCCGTTGTCGGTGAAGGCGACCCAGGAGGGGATGCAGAACTGGAACATGGTGTCGTCGTCGGTCGTCTTGCCGGAGCCGGTGTAGCCGGCGACGCAAGAGTTGGTGTTGCCTAGATCGATGACGACCACTTCTCCGCGCCGGTACCAGAACTCCCTCGGCCTACTGTCGGGGTACGTACTTGGGTCCTCGTCAAGGAGCATTTGGAGCCCGGGCGCCGTGGCCACCAGCACGCATACGAGGATGAGCACCGCCGGCAGAGTTACCGCCGGGCGGCGACCGCCAGCAGCCATTGCGACCAGAAGAATTACTAGGTCTCTTAGGTTTCGTTATCAGCTTCTTTTTTTTTGACACATCCGGTTAGGCCGAGTACGGTTTGGTTTGGAACTTTGGATAGCAAACATTGGTCGTGTCGTGTGTCCCTCGATCGGATCGGATCCGTTACGTAATACTGGACGACTCTATTCAGCCAGCTCCGTGAGCAAGGGGCCCATGGCCAATACTCCGTTTGCAGATCAAATTAAGAGGGACGTGTTGACAGCCAAATATAATCGAGAGAGTAAAAGAACCAGAAAAACAAATTAAATTGAAGAAGATCAAATTTGGAACAATTGTACAAATTTCACCAGTTTCAAGGTAATTCTATTTCCCAGACGGTTTATTCAATAACCGTCAAAAAAATTTAAAACCGTCAGGGAATTTCATGTTTCCGTGAGTGTGAGCTGATTTCGATAGTCCAATATTATTTTGAGTTTTTTTGTTGGGGACTCGCTCTATCTCGAAGGGTTAAACTTGTAAGTTCTGAAACGAccatccacctctatttatatgaCAGGATCATGACTAATTGAGAAATCCATCTATCTCATCAATAAAAAAGGTTCAATCTACTACACTTTTTTTTACCCTCAAACTCTTACAACCTATTGTTGGCCAACATTTTTCTATACAAGATTTACTAGAGTTCTAAATGGTCTTGCAGAACCTAGGACATCCCTACTATGCTTTACCCTGATAAATCTTTGCGAGGTGGTTGTTCCGGGCGAAGAATGAGTGTCAGATCAGTCTCGCCAACACCCCAAGTCAGCATCGCCATTTATACCTATCTCACCTGCATGTCTCAATCGTGTGCGGCCCTTGCAATCATGCATACTGTACGTGTAACCGAATTAGTGTCATCACTTTTTTATAACTACTGAAAACGAAAGGGAAAATTATTTTATCCCTATGTGGTTGTGTACAAACATCTTATATAATTTTACTATTATATGGTTGTTGTCCAAGAAAAGTGCGACGATACAAACAAGCTCAAGACACAAAGAAAGAGGCAAGAAAAGGTATATATCTTATagtatttgtgatttttttttgtgaaaccATAGTATTTGTGATTTAGATGACAACACAAGTCTAAGACTAACACGAGTGTAAAGTGAGTTAGATTATACTAAGTCCTAGGAATGCAAGAGACGAAGTGGTGCAAAGATCGGCGGAGAAACGACGCAAACACCAATAACTGAACCACTTCGTTCACAGCCctatttaacacaaggtagattggTAGAAGGCACCGCACAATTAATCTGCTGAGAAGAAAATGGGCTGCGGCAGAACATCTAGTGATTATCAGTAAGGTGGCAAAAGGAAACTTGCACTCACCGAGTCACCGTACGATATGGCAGAAAAATATAAGGGCGTCCGCAACGGACCCAGCGAAATCGCTGGCTAATGTGGATGAACGAGAAATAAATTAGTATTGATCTGTAATCGTTCTCTCCTATTGGATCCCACCTATTCATCTCTGTTTTCATCGAACGATGTGAAATCGAATAATCGATCGGCGACTTACTCGGTACCGGTGAGTTTTCTCTTTCCACCTCTTtggcttccacgtcggactcacAGCCAGCGACGTCACTACCCCCTTGGGACACCCTAAGCAGTAGATCATCTCGTGAATGGAAAAAGGCAACGAGTCATCCAATGCTTATGATTTCGCTGCTAGTTTCCTACGGCTAGTTGAGGTGAATGGGGTTATATATAAGGTTGTCTACACTGCATCCACCCTCTCAAGACATttttgttcgcttgaacttatcatccctgcttattagccatggtacactgtttttctctcacaacaaaacaacatcagccgtCTTATCAACCGTAGAAATTAAACCATGAGCCGAACAACCCATTCAAAATTACATCCAAAATTAGGATAGACAATATTTTAATGCATCTTTGTTGAGAGTTAGTCCCTAGAGTTTGAGAGCTTTGAGTGATTGGGTCTTGATGCCCTTGTATCTTGACAATTCGGAGTGCAAGTCTTCATGACCTTCCAGTGAAGGTGAGGTAGCCTTCGAGTCGTCGACTCTCTCCATTCTTGGTGTGGAACGACAACGTGTTAGTGTGCAGAGGACAAGGAAGCATCTCTCCCTTAAATGGAGAAACCATGTAGTGGATACAACATCAAGTTGACCGCGACTAAGTGGATCTAGTGAGACTATGTGACTCACACCCGCCTTTGCTCTGTATTTGACACACCATGATCGAATTGGGTGACAGTAGTGGCAACTCTGAGACTTGATGACTCACAACACTTTGGTTGGCGAAGGCCTTGTGTGATAGTCCAACACTATAGTAACCATCGGGTGGCATAGGGAGATTTTGTGACTCCATTGGTTTTGGTCGAGCGAACACCGCAATCGAGAGAGACTTATTGATTGGGAGCATACCTCGATAGATCTCCAACATAGACTAAGGGTTGTGTTTTAGCAACCAATAGCACAGGATGCCAAGAGTTTATCCTCTCTATCCTTTGCTCTTTACTTATCATACTTGTGTAATATTTACCTTTGTAA
This genomic window from Miscanthus floridulus cultivar M001 unplaced genomic scaffold, ASM1932011v1 fs_531_2_3, whole genome shotgun sequence contains:
- the LOC136532147 gene encoding luminal-binding protein 4-like — protein: MLLDEDPSTYPDSRPREFWYRRGEVVVIDLGNTNSCVAGYTGSGKTTDDDTMFQFCIPSWVAFTDNGTSLVGEAAKNHAAANPEATIFGFKRLLGLRRNRWYDEDIVQGAIQRVPYKIGTRDYDTAIVQVTASDGSVKQLEFSEVASMVVAELKNKAEEYLGRTVEYAVMTIPQHFAAAHSGAAEYAGKMAGLDVVWTVTEPTAAAVAHGLHTKLRERGTALVLRVGGGSSDASLVVLLDGRFQVFGYRMDNFLGGDDFDDRVVDYFAKRIKLKHGVDISQDRIGLGKLRAACENAKKALSSQDHVQVIVESLVDGVDFSEPLSRSEFEELNDDLFRKVMNLVETAMVNRGGIKWSKSKIGEIVMVGGSAVIPRIQNLVRDYFDGREPNIRRKPDEAMALGAALYVHSL